GGACACCTCCTGCACCTCTCTCTTCGACCTCATGGGATGCCAGTTTCCGTCTTCTTTGAACTGGATTTCATCGCAGTCAGAACAGCTATTCAAGATTTCCATGAACAACCTGTGAAAAACCGAATGATTGCAACCAGTATCAGCTTCAGTAAATCATCCCCCTTTGACCCGTACCATTTGGAAATACAGTATAACAGTTTAATCTGGGTTTTCCCACAGTTCTttataaagtaaatacagaAGGCTGCTTTGGTGCAGGCTTCAGGTACAACTGAGATAATAACATATAAAGCAGGATGGTCAAGTAAAGCAATAGATCCGTTATTTTGAACAGACTCCAAAAAACTCCTTGGATTGTTTTTAATACCACGAAGAAGGATTATTTCAAGGCAGCAATGATTTTATCCTCTTTGGCAGTATGATCATTTCAGACAGTAATCTACCAGGACCGTGAACCGTGTTGTGCTCACCCGTCGATAATGAGGTGCTCGTACGGGGCCTTCTTGTCGCAGACTGGACACACCCAGGTCGGCTTCTTCTCGTTCATTTGGATGTAAAGCGTAGCATCGAAGCACTGAAGGTGAGAACACGTGAGCGCTCTGCAAGGGATTGTCAGCCTCATCTTCCCCAGCTATtagagaaaacagaaatgaaaagtcaCTTCATAACATAATATACAGTTAATAGAGCAAAGCAAAAATGTTCATTGAGTATCGAGTATGTGGCAATTTACTTTTTGTCTCCCAGCCAAACTCAACACAGTTGTCACGCTGTATTTTGATTTCTTAATTATATTTTCGTTGATCTATGAATAGGCTGATTGACAAACTGGTTCTGCAAGTATATTATGCAGGCTACAAAAATATTcctcacaacaaacaaaaatgttttttttcagaggaGCAGTAGAGTGAAGTATTTACAGGACACAGGAGAGAGACTCGTAGACTGGTGGTGGCGATCTCACTCTCTGGATCAGCTGTTAACTTCTCCTTAACTGTgagaaagaaacagacaaacacgACGATTAAATGCCAGAACATGAGAGTTTAATCCAAGTGGATTTGTCAATTTGATCAATTCACAagagataataaaacaagagaaccTGGAGTAACTTCCTATTCTACattataaacaatacaaaaatacgATGGAAGAAAATTTTACATGTGCAAAAACTGTAGTGGTACAACAAGGAAACATTGAGGAACTGAGAAACGTTGTTCCTTTTTTGGCCCCCATCTTTAATTCCCAGATCTCTGCGCCATTGTGACTTCGTAGTCACTAAAACAGTTGTGGCTGTATGAAAGCTAATTATATGACTGTCTTTTACTTACGGATGTCGGGGAAACTTACTCAGAGCTCTAGAGTGGTCAGGGTTTCTTATTCCTTTGGCCCGTAGTCTTTGCAACAACACTGCAGAGGACTGCTGTCTTACCAGATACACCGCCATGGAAAAACTCTGACAGAATAAAGACACAAGTAATGAGTGAGTTACACTGACGAATCTGAAGTCATTTTTAATGGGCTTTGCAGATTGAATGGGTCTCCTTACCCTCCCAATTTCTGAAGTCCATGACACCACGATTGTGTTGGGTACTGTGGTGGACAGTCGGACAAGAGAGGTAATGTTGATGGGGCGACTCGGCCTTTTTGGTTCAACTCCATTTTTGGTTGGAGGAAGATATCCCTGCAGACAAAACATCCAACCTTAGTGACCTCGATTCTCAGAAGTTGGTGTCCCATTACGCAGAAAGGATGATAAGGTAATCTAACTACAAACTGCCTGGACTCACCGGGAGATTACAGGGTTTGCCGTTCACCTTCACACACAGATTTGGGGGGAAATGATCCTCCTGGGGACAGCTGGTCTCTGATAAACAAAATctgaaaaggaagaaaataaatgtcagaagCTTTAATGTGGAGGGacaaatgtcaaaaacaattTGTTTCTAAGGCTAATCAAGCTTCCCATTATCATCTCTTAAACTGTGAGCTAGAGAATACAGACTAGGGTTTTAAATTCTTTCATCTGAATCGGACAAAGAAGATTGACTTAATTGACAAAAACCGTACCAATGACCACTATTTCCGGAAACCTCTTAACACAGAGGAGCCCTAATATTCACTGAATGCTAATGTACTTCTTGGTTAAAAGAGAAATGTATGTATAACATACCTTAGCTGGACTTGAACAGCAAAGTCACATTTGGTCCCAGATATGTCcctaaagaagaagaaagggtcAGGAGTCAAACGAGGGTGGCccaaagtaaaacaacatttaataacaaCTCAGTTTACTATGGTTTAGTGCTGTGTCAGATACAACAGCTGCTTCCTTAATCATGTAAACAGAACATTGAAGAATAGTTTGGCAGTACCATTGTGTTCAGTATTTTTCGCTTCCTTCTCGTCTCTTACCAGAGAGCTTTCTCACTTACATGGAGCTGCTGATCTGTTGAACTTGCTGCGGTGTTAATGCAAAGGCATAACATGCTTCCTGGAACCGCTGACTGTTGTCTGAGGCTACAAAAAAGAAACCACAACACAGCATGACAATCAGAGGGGAAACCTTCAGAATGTATTAGGTACTAAGGGACACTCATATTGAACTTTAACCGAGCACGGTTTTTGGAAAGTCATGGTACAGATACAGTATCTGTGGTCACAATGCTCTTTCACTCACAGCTGAGCAGGAAGTGGTGGACTCACCCAAACTGGTTGGCTTAATGAGCTCATCCAGAACGTCATAGAACGGCAGTCTCTGGAGCTTGACATCGGGGTGTACAGGGTGCAGGGCGGAAGGGAGGTGGGACAGACTCAGCTCATGCTTAGGCCCGAGTAAAGAAACTGGCAGCAGAGGCGATGGGGAACCGTGGCTGTCAAATCCCAGCTGGGCAAGGCCAGCGGGCAGGTTGGAGGCAGAATGAACGCCAGGCAGGGCCAGGTCCACCGGCCCAACCATTTTGGTTGGGAAGCGCCGTCTGTAGAGCTCTTTGATCTTCATCTGCACTGCTGGACTGCACCCAGCCTTGAGTAGGTGGAGAGCTTTGGTCAAAAGTTCGTGTTTGCGGCCGTGCTTATTCCGTCCTGCATACCCCAACAACACCTGGAGCTCCGAAACTCGAAGGCTCATTACCATTTGctagagaaaaacaaatgggaAAAATGGTTTATTATTACAAACAAGTTTCATTTTCTCGTTCAGACTTTACCACGCcaaacattacaattaaatcATGTCTGATTTGTTACTTTGAATCATATTTGGAGTAGGAAGATTTAAAGAGTTTCTTTGGCCTTTGTCTGGGTACAATAAAACCACACATTAAGAGCAGACACAGTATATTTAACAAACCAAGCCACTAACGTAATTTATACCTCAACTACTTATTCAACACTATAATGCATAAAGCCTCACTACACATGCTGGAAGCGATATACAGGGGAGGAAACAACAGTATGAGTATCTGCACAAAATAATGGAATATAATACAACAGAGTCTGTTTCTTTAGACAGTATCAGTGAGTTGtcaatttcatttttgaaaagtaGCTTGCAATGATGTATTGGCCTGCATTATACTGTACCTTGCAGTGGTCATTATTTAGCTTAAGGATATTTATATTCCCAACAAATAAATCTGAGATAGTGTCTAATTTACTCCAAAAAATCAACACCACAAATCTGTGATGAGTTGAATAATGAAGTCTGTCAGACAGAAGTAATGAAAACGAAATATTTCCATAAAAGCAAAaggcaatgtttttctttgaatgaTGTAACTTTATATTGTAAAAGGTACTGTTTTCATGTCCAACATATGTAAGGTCTAATAACTTACATGAAATACAGTGTTTTGCTCTACACACCATTAAGAAATCTAATGTTTGCACTAAAAAGACAACCTGTTATTATGAAAAGCATGCGCAAATGTGACTTTCAACCCGCTTTATCAATCAAAGTCATCTGTATGTTAATTGACATTCCCAATTCGCAGTCAATGCTGGACTGGAAAAGCAGAATATTGTAGTAACCGTAGACATATCGATAATGCTTCATATCTGGCTGTTTAACACAATATGTTGTCGCACACCAGATGTAGGTGAAACATTACATACATTCACATATTAATGTTAAATTACTTGTATACAGAAGACATATAACAAGGCTAATAACAGAATAATGATTCAGACAACAGTGCAGAAATGCGTTTAGGAGTGAGGAGATGCAAACAAGCCGTTTCCCAAAGagtattttcattcaaatattaATTACTTTCGAAAATAAGAGGTTAGAAGAAGGTTGAGGGACACGTTTAGCATAGGCTAGCTCAAAGCGCCTGTGTGGTACCGGTGTAATCTGACTGAAACAAAACCTAATGTCACAGTATTTAGTTTATCtcatgtgtttgaacaataatCGCCACATCAGTTACATTATAACCAACCAGACTTCGGATAGGGACCATATTTCGATGACTGGTCCTTCACATCGAATGAAAAAATAACGCCAATGGAAGCTACATGGCGCTTGTCTTCCAGGGAATAGACAGAGCCCAATTTTAAACAGACATTGCAGTTCACTCGGCGATCTACTGATAATGTCAGTTAGCTAACACAACAATGTCGTTGGGTAGAACACGTAGAAATGaatgtggttgtttttattttactataagCGATATCTGGCATCATCTGCAAGTGAGCCGCTCAGCGGAGGCAGCCTAACGGAACGTCGGCAACAATAacaaagctaatgctaacgaGCTAGCCAGACAGCTAACAGCTGGTCCAGTCTCCACTGCTCTGTTGTTTTGGTATTAAATGCTTTAATAGCAACATTCATCGGGTCTCTACTTTCAGATAACAATGGTGCTATGATTTGAAATTCAAATCTTACTGTGTGAAACGCTTTTTTGTCAAGCTAATGAAGGGGCTCGCTTTACCTTCAGTTCCGCACTCTCCGCCATCTTGTTACATTAGCTGCGCCTGCGCAACAGGCCATCCTCAAGGGACAGCGAAAATTCAAAATTGTGTGTCGCTTCCTGACTGCGGACAACAGGTGGCGCTACTGCAGCACAGAAAACCAGTGTTGTagagtaactaagtagatttactcaaggaCTGTAAGTTAGTACAGTTTGCTTGTTTGTAGTACTGTAATTTAAATTagtaaatcatgtacttttactccacatttaattattttagttAGGCGATTTGGcagatttgaaatataaaacaatagctaCCAATATAACACTTTAGTAAcacctggagtaacattcacaagctaccccGCAGCATACAAgctgaaattaaaaacatataatatattaaatgg
Above is a genomic segment from Eleginops maclovinus isolate JMC-PN-2008 ecotype Puerto Natales chromosome 2, JC_Emac_rtc_rv5, whole genome shotgun sequence containing:
- the pias1b gene encoding E3 SUMO-protein ligase PIAS1, translated to MAESAELKQMVMSLRVSELQVLLGYAGRNKHGRKHELLTKALHLLKAGCSPAVQMKIKELYRRRFPTKMVGPVDLALPGVHSASNLPAGLAQLGFDSHGSPSPLLPVSLLGPKHELSLSHLPSALHPVHPDVKLQRLPFYDVLDELIKPTSLASDNSQRFQEACYAFALTPQQVQQISSSMDISGTKCDFAVQVQLRFCLSETSCPQEDHFPPNLCVKVNGKPCNLPGYLPPTKNGVEPKRPSRPINITSLVRLSTTVPNTIVVSWTSEIGRSFSMAVYLVRQQSSAVLLQRLRAKGIRNPDHSRALIKEKLTADPESEIATTSLRVSLLCPLGKMRLTIPCRALTCSHLQCFDATLYIQMNEKKPTWVCPVCDKKAPYEHLIIDGLFMEILNSCSDCDEIQFKEDGNWHPMRSKREVQEVSASYNGVDSDSSRTDPQEHKRGSSNDNNKKVDVIDLTLDSSSEDELDDELPLKRACPSLSPVSPPPSKGVLNLHTQASPVSRAPSMPPVENSYIPPPPPLIQDYRHYYHTTSDLPDLNFFSFLQGDNQHYNMVMAAAAAASASASEDHDLLLNRFLPYGSSQMLREQSGTPGSSTLAATNGGSNSGSTSSLVSSSSLRDRDKDRERDRDRDSHSLSGLSRSSVEAAAAAAIYGSISDVISLD